One Brassica napus cultivar Da-Ae chromosome A5, Da-Ae, whole genome shotgun sequence DNA window includes the following coding sequences:
- the LOC106423563 gene encoding polynucleotide 3'-phosphatase ZDP isoform X2 — translation MAGKCELSPNFLEISPNGHMVLTSFVFHHSHSSSLSIIHSSNLFFPRTRRKVSLPSKKMPIVAEYAKSNRSSCKACSKAIASKTLRVGMISKGPGGFDMTRWHHLECFPTDSVAIDSVDDVKGLSALEKDDQDALAKLVEQCGERAKEVDEKEEEIKDPGSDEISGEKVKEAKGSSASASVIAEYAKSSRSSCKKCSQTIAARELRLGMVTRDSRGFDMTKWHHLGCFPVESVAVDSVEEIGGFSSLQSDDQDALKEFVLQCGKKTSVDKMEEVNDESVADKGQAEETNKRKHSQVEEEVEIKKAGSDEKSGQKVKETKGSSASSKVIAEYAKSSRSSCKKCSQPIAAKELRLGMVTRDSRGFDMTKWHHLGCFPVESVAVDSVEHIGGFSSLQNGDQDALKELVQQCVNKTLKMDEDNDETGTDHHQTEETNKRKHSQVGEIVVEDELQTNANQPGTRKPKMNTSESTSQVVAEAEISFSASDVKEKYRDASLLPKWKAFETVIFLERDDGLNDSEKIAAFDFDGCLANTSVKKVGADAWSLMYPSIPEKLQSLYSQGYKLVIFTNESNIDRWKNKRQAAVDSKIGRLNSFIKRVEVPIQVFIACGVASSGGKDDLYRKPKPGMWQLMKKHFNSGIEIDMDKSFYVGDAAGRKGDHSDADIKFAQANGLKFFTPEEYFIA, via the exons ATGGCGGGAAAATGTGAACTGAGCCCTAATTTTCTCGAAATCTCCCCCAATGGCCATATGGTTTTAACTTCCTTCGTCTTTCATCACTCTCACTCTTCCTCTCTTTCGATTATCCACTCTTCCAATCTCTTTTTTCCGAGAACGAGGAGGAAAGTGTCTCTACCATCAAAGAAGATGCCGATCGTAGCGGAGTACGCGAAGTCGAACCGGTCTTCGTGCAAGGCGTGTTCGAAGGCGATCGCGTCGAAAACCTTAAGGGTGGGGATGATTAGCAAGGGACCTGGCGGATTCGACATGACCAGGTGGCACCATCTGGAGTGTTTCCCTACCGATTCGGTGGCGATTGATTCCGTTGATGATGTCAAAGGCTTATCCGCTTTAGAG AAAGATGATCAGGATGCTTTGGCGAAACTGGTGGAACAGTGTGGTGAGCGTGCTAAAGAA GTCgatgagaaggaagaagagattAAAGATCCTGGATCAGATGAAATAAGtggggagaaggttaaggaggCGAAAGGTTCTTCTGCTTCTGCGAGCGTTATTGCTGAGTATGCTAAATCAAGCAGATCGTCATGCAAGAAGTGCTCTCAGACGATTGCTGCTAGAGAACTGAGGTTGGGGATGGTGACTAGAGACTCCCGGGGATTTGATATGACTAAATGGCATCACTTGGGATGTTTCCCTGTTGAATCAGTTGCAGTTGATTCTGTAGAGGAGATTGGTGGATTTTCATCACTGCAG AGCGATGACCAGGATGCACTAAAGGAGTTTGTGCTACAATGCGGGAAGAAGACCTCGGTAGAT AAGATGGAAGAAGTTAACGATGAATCTGTAGCTGATAAAGGGCAAGCGGAGgagacaaacaaaagaaaacattctcag GTTGAGGAAGAGGTAGAGATTAAAAAGGCCGGATCAGATGAAAAAAGTGGGCAGAAAGTTAAGGAGACGAAAGGTTCCTCTGCATCTTCAAAAGTTATTGCTGAGTACGCCAAATCAAGCAGATCATCATGCAAGAAGTGCTCTCAGCCGATTGCTGCTAAAGAACTGAGATTAGGGATGGTGACCAGAGACTCTCGGGGATTTGATATGACTAAATGGCATCACTTGGGATGTTTCCCCGTTGAATCAGTTGCAGTTGATTCCGTAGAGCACATTGGTGGATTTTCATCGCTGCAG AATGGAGATCAAGATGCATTAAAGGAACTGGTCCAACAATGCGTGAACAAGACCTTG AAGATGGACGAAGATAATGATGAGACTGGAACTGATCACCACCAAACAGAGgagacaaacaaaagaaaacactcTCAG gtTGGAGAGATAGTGGTTGAAGATGAACTACAAACCAATGCGAACCAACCGGGTACTAGAAAACCTAAG ATGAACACCAGTGAGTCAACTTCTCAGGTCGTAGCTGAAGCAGAAATCTCCTTTTCAGCTTCTGATGTGAAGGAAAAGTACAGG gatgCCAGTCTATTACCCAAGTGGAAAGCGTTTGAGACTGTAATATTCCTTGAGCGG GATGATGGTCTTAATGATTCAGAGAAGATAGCTGCATTTGATTTTGATGGATGCCTTGCAAACACATCTGTGAAAAA AGTAGGTGCAGATGCATGGTCACTTATGTATCCTTCCATTCCTGAGAAACTGCAAAGTCTTTATAGTCAAGGCTATAAGCTG GTGATTTTCACAAATGAGTCTAACATTGACCGGTGGAAAAACAAAAGACAAGCTGCTGTGGACTCGAAAATTGGACGCCTCAACAGTTTTATCAAACGCGTGGAGGTCCCCATTCAG GTGTTTATAGCCTGCGGAGTCGCAAGTTCTGGTGGTAAAGATGACCTTTACCGCAAACCCAAGCCTGGAATGTGGCAACTCATGAAGAAGCACTTTAACTCTGGAATTGAAATTGATATGGATAA
- the LOC106423563 gene encoding polynucleotide 3'-phosphatase ZDP isoform X1: MQVLILQVNYNSTVFFHFRMAGKCELSPNFLEISPNGHMVLTSFVFHHSHSSSLSIIHSSNLFFPRTRRKVSLPSKKMPIVAEYAKSNRSSCKACSKAIASKTLRVGMISKGPGGFDMTRWHHLECFPTDSVAIDSVDDVKGLSALEKDDQDALAKLVEQCGERAKEQVDEKEEEIKDPGSDEISGEKVKEAKGSSASASVIAEYAKSSRSSCKKCSQTIAARELRLGMVTRDSRGFDMTKWHHLGCFPVESVAVDSVEEIGGFSSLQSDDQDALKEFVLQCGKKTSVDKMEEVNDESVADKGQAEETNKRKHSQVEEEVEIKKAGSDEKSGQKVKETKGSSASSKVIAEYAKSSRSSCKKCSQPIAAKELRLGMVTRDSRGFDMTKWHHLGCFPVESVAVDSVEHIGGFSSLQNGDQDALKELVQQCVNKTLKMDEDNDETGTDHHQTEETNKRKHSQVGEIVVEDELQTNANQPGTRKPKMNTSESTSQVVAEAEISFSASDVKEKYRDASLLPKWKAFETVIFLERDDGLNDSEKIAAFDFDGCLANTSVKKVGADAWSLMYPSIPEKLQSLYSQGYKLVIFTNESNIDRWKNKRQAAVDSKIGRLNSFIKRVEVPIQVFIACGVASSGGKDDLYRKPKPGMWQLMKKHFNSGIEIDMDKSFYVGDAAGRKGDHSDADIKFAQANGLKFFTPEEYFIA, from the exons ATGCAAGTCCTTATACTCCAGGTCAATTACAATTCCACAGTCTTCTTCCACTTCAGAATGGCGGGAAAATGTGAACTGAGCCCTAATTTTCTCGAAATCTCCCCCAATGGCCATATGGTTTTAACTTCCTTCGTCTTTCATCACTCTCACTCTTCCTCTCTTTCGATTATCCACTCTTCCAATCTCTTTTTTCCGAGAACGAGGAGGAAAGTGTCTCTACCATCAAAGAAGATGCCGATCGTAGCGGAGTACGCGAAGTCGAACCGGTCTTCGTGCAAGGCGTGTTCGAAGGCGATCGCGTCGAAAACCTTAAGGGTGGGGATGATTAGCAAGGGACCTGGCGGATTCGACATGACCAGGTGGCACCATCTGGAGTGTTTCCCTACCGATTCGGTGGCGATTGATTCCGTTGATGATGTCAAAGGCTTATCCGCTTTAGAG AAAGATGATCAGGATGCTTTGGCGAAACTGGTGGAACAGTGTGGTGAGCGTGCTAAAGAA CAGGTCgatgagaaggaagaagagattAAAGATCCTGGATCAGATGAAATAAGtggggagaaggttaaggaggCGAAAGGTTCTTCTGCTTCTGCGAGCGTTATTGCTGAGTATGCTAAATCAAGCAGATCGTCATGCAAGAAGTGCTCTCAGACGATTGCTGCTAGAGAACTGAGGTTGGGGATGGTGACTAGAGACTCCCGGGGATTTGATATGACTAAATGGCATCACTTGGGATGTTTCCCTGTTGAATCAGTTGCAGTTGATTCTGTAGAGGAGATTGGTGGATTTTCATCACTGCAG AGCGATGACCAGGATGCACTAAAGGAGTTTGTGCTACAATGCGGGAAGAAGACCTCGGTAGAT AAGATGGAAGAAGTTAACGATGAATCTGTAGCTGATAAAGGGCAAGCGGAGgagacaaacaaaagaaaacattctcag GTTGAGGAAGAGGTAGAGATTAAAAAGGCCGGATCAGATGAAAAAAGTGGGCAGAAAGTTAAGGAGACGAAAGGTTCCTCTGCATCTTCAAAAGTTATTGCTGAGTACGCCAAATCAAGCAGATCATCATGCAAGAAGTGCTCTCAGCCGATTGCTGCTAAAGAACTGAGATTAGGGATGGTGACCAGAGACTCTCGGGGATTTGATATGACTAAATGGCATCACTTGGGATGTTTCCCCGTTGAATCAGTTGCAGTTGATTCCGTAGAGCACATTGGTGGATTTTCATCGCTGCAG AATGGAGATCAAGATGCATTAAAGGAACTGGTCCAACAATGCGTGAACAAGACCTTG AAGATGGACGAAGATAATGATGAGACTGGAACTGATCACCACCAAACAGAGgagacaaacaaaagaaaacactcTCAG gtTGGAGAGATAGTGGTTGAAGATGAACTACAAACCAATGCGAACCAACCGGGTACTAGAAAACCTAAG ATGAACACCAGTGAGTCAACTTCTCAGGTCGTAGCTGAAGCAGAAATCTCCTTTTCAGCTTCTGATGTGAAGGAAAAGTACAGG gatgCCAGTCTATTACCCAAGTGGAAAGCGTTTGAGACTGTAATATTCCTTGAGCGG GATGATGGTCTTAATGATTCAGAGAAGATAGCTGCATTTGATTTTGATGGATGCCTTGCAAACACATCTGTGAAAAA AGTAGGTGCAGATGCATGGTCACTTATGTATCCTTCCATTCCTGAGAAACTGCAAAGTCTTTATAGTCAAGGCTATAAGCTG GTGATTTTCACAAATGAGTCTAACATTGACCGGTGGAAAAACAAAAGACAAGCTGCTGTGGACTCGAAAATTGGACGCCTCAACAGTTTTATCAAACGCGTGGAGGTCCCCATTCAG GTGTTTATAGCCTGCGGAGTCGCAAGTTCTGGTGGTAAAGATGACCTTTACCGCAAACCCAAGCCTGGAATGTGGCAACTCATGAAGAAGCACTTTAACTCTGGAATTGAAATTGATATGGATAA
- the BNAA05G24650D gene encoding protein DELAY OF GERMINATION 1 isoform X1 — protein sequence MSQETAIESFKKFQHTWIGQLQHHLNHLRSVQNHHRNSATGDEERLREAVQRVMELCREYHRAKLATTEKDVVGVMAAPWSSALERSLHWVGDWRPTTLFHLVYTESSILFESRIVDILRGFRTGDLSDLSPSQFRFKFVKGRKVSELQCETVKEENAITEELSEWQDDASELVMGTVSNLDQRIRRLAEIVHRADDLRLRTITGVVELLSPLQQAEFLIAAAELRRGVSGWGSSHDRRRSANV from the exons ATGAGCCAAGAGACAGCGATAGAGAGCTTCAAGAAATTTCAACACACATGGATAGGGCAGCTACAACACCACCTCAACCACCTGCGCTCCGTCCAAAACCACCACCGCAACTCTGCTACCGGTGACGAGGAACGGCTGAGGGAAGCGGTGCAGAGAGTGATGGAACTTTGTAGAGAGTACCACAGGGCGAAGTTGGCCACGACGGAGAAAGATGTGGTCGGAGTTATGGCTGCTCCTTGGTCTTCGGCTCTTGAACGGTCACTCCATTGGGTTGGTGATTGGCGACCAACTACCTTGTTTCATCTGGTTTACACCGAGTCTAGTATTTTGTTTGAGTCTCGTATCGTTGATATTCTCCGGGGGTTTCGTACCGGTGATCTCAGTGATCTATCTCCTTCTCAATTCAG gtTTAAATTTGTCAAAGGCAGGAAGGTGAGTGAGCTACAATGCGAGACGGTAAAGGAAGAGAATGCGATAACGGAAGAGTTATCAGAGTGGCAAGACGACGCGAGCGAGCTCGTCATGGGAACTGTGTCGAATCTCGACCAGAGGATACGACGGCTAGCAGAGATCGTTCATCGAGCCGATGATCTCCGACTGAGAACGATCACAGGTGTGGTGGAGCTCCTAAGTCCGCTGCAACAAGCCGAGTTTCTCATTGCTGCGGCTGAGCTTCGTAGGGGGGTTTCTGGTTGGGGGAGTAGCCACGACCGTCGTCGAAGTGCCAACGTCTAA
- the LOC106423563 gene encoding polynucleotide 3'-phosphatase ZDP isoform X3, producing the protein MAGKCELSPNFLEISPNGHMVLTSFVFHHSHSSSLSIIHSSNLFFPRTRRKVSLPSKKMPIVAEYAKSNRSSCKACSKAIASKTLRVGMISKGPGGFDMTRWHHLECFPTDSVAIDSVDDVKGLSALEKDDQDALAKLVEQCGERAKEQVDEKEEEIKDPGSDEISGEKVKEAKGSSASASVIAEYAKSSRSSCKKCSQTIAARELRLGMVTRDSRGFDMTKWHHLGCFPVESVAVDSVEEIGGFSSLQSDDQDALKEFVLQCGKKTSKMEEVNDESVADKGQAEETNKRKHSQVEEEVEIKKAGSDEKSGQKVKETKGSSASSKVIAEYAKSSRSSCKKCSQPIAAKELRLGMVTRDSRGFDMTKWHHLGCFPVESVAVDSVEHIGGFSSLQNGDQDALKELVQQCVNKTLKMDEDNDETGTDHHQTEETNKRKHSQVGEIVVEDELQTNANQPGTRKPKMNTSESTSQVVAEAEISFSASDVKEKYRDASLLPKWKAFETVIFLERDDGLNDSEKIAAFDFDGCLANTSVKKVGADAWSLMYPSIPEKLQSLYSQGYKLVIFTNESNIDRWKNKRQAAVDSKIGRLNSFIKRVEVPIQVFIACGVASSGGKDDLYRKPKPGMWQLMKKHFNSGIEIDMDKSFYVGDAAGRKGDHSDADIKFAQANGLKFFTPEEYFIA; encoded by the exons ATGGCGGGAAAATGTGAACTGAGCCCTAATTTTCTCGAAATCTCCCCCAATGGCCATATGGTTTTAACTTCCTTCGTCTTTCATCACTCTCACTCTTCCTCTCTTTCGATTATCCACTCTTCCAATCTCTTTTTTCCGAGAACGAGGAGGAAAGTGTCTCTACCATCAAAGAAGATGCCGATCGTAGCGGAGTACGCGAAGTCGAACCGGTCTTCGTGCAAGGCGTGTTCGAAGGCGATCGCGTCGAAAACCTTAAGGGTGGGGATGATTAGCAAGGGACCTGGCGGATTCGACATGACCAGGTGGCACCATCTGGAGTGTTTCCCTACCGATTCGGTGGCGATTGATTCCGTTGATGATGTCAAAGGCTTATCCGCTTTAGAG AAAGATGATCAGGATGCTTTGGCGAAACTGGTGGAACAGTGTGGTGAGCGTGCTAAAGAA CAGGTCgatgagaaggaagaagagattAAAGATCCTGGATCAGATGAAATAAGtggggagaaggttaaggaggCGAAAGGTTCTTCTGCTTCTGCGAGCGTTATTGCTGAGTATGCTAAATCAAGCAGATCGTCATGCAAGAAGTGCTCTCAGACGATTGCTGCTAGAGAACTGAGGTTGGGGATGGTGACTAGAGACTCCCGGGGATTTGATATGACTAAATGGCATCACTTGGGATGTTTCCCTGTTGAATCAGTTGCAGTTGATTCTGTAGAGGAGATTGGTGGATTTTCATCACTGCAG AGCGATGACCAGGATGCACTAAAGGAGTTTGTGCTACAATGCGGGAAGAAGACCTCG AAGATGGAAGAAGTTAACGATGAATCTGTAGCTGATAAAGGGCAAGCGGAGgagacaaacaaaagaaaacattctcag GTTGAGGAAGAGGTAGAGATTAAAAAGGCCGGATCAGATGAAAAAAGTGGGCAGAAAGTTAAGGAGACGAAAGGTTCCTCTGCATCTTCAAAAGTTATTGCTGAGTACGCCAAATCAAGCAGATCATCATGCAAGAAGTGCTCTCAGCCGATTGCTGCTAAAGAACTGAGATTAGGGATGGTGACCAGAGACTCTCGGGGATTTGATATGACTAAATGGCATCACTTGGGATGTTTCCCCGTTGAATCAGTTGCAGTTGATTCCGTAGAGCACATTGGTGGATTTTCATCGCTGCAG AATGGAGATCAAGATGCATTAAAGGAACTGGTCCAACAATGCGTGAACAAGACCTTG AAGATGGACGAAGATAATGATGAGACTGGAACTGATCACCACCAAACAGAGgagacaaacaaaagaaaacactcTCAG gtTGGAGAGATAGTGGTTGAAGATGAACTACAAACCAATGCGAACCAACCGGGTACTAGAAAACCTAAG ATGAACACCAGTGAGTCAACTTCTCAGGTCGTAGCTGAAGCAGAAATCTCCTTTTCAGCTTCTGATGTGAAGGAAAAGTACAGG gatgCCAGTCTATTACCCAAGTGGAAAGCGTTTGAGACTGTAATATTCCTTGAGCGG GATGATGGTCTTAATGATTCAGAGAAGATAGCTGCATTTGATTTTGATGGATGCCTTGCAAACACATCTGTGAAAAA AGTAGGTGCAGATGCATGGTCACTTATGTATCCTTCCATTCCTGAGAAACTGCAAAGTCTTTATAGTCAAGGCTATAAGCTG GTGATTTTCACAAATGAGTCTAACATTGACCGGTGGAAAAACAAAAGACAAGCTGCTGTGGACTCGAAAATTGGACGCCTCAACAGTTTTATCAAACGCGTGGAGGTCCCCATTCAG GTGTTTATAGCCTGCGGAGTCGCAAGTTCTGGTGGTAAAGATGACCTTTACCGCAAACCCAAGCCTGGAATGTGGCAACTCATGAAGAAGCACTTTAACTCTGGAATTGAAATTGATATGGATAA
- the LOC106423440 gene encoding protein GRAVITROPIC IN THE LIGHT 1 isoform X1, with translation MMETVKPLDVVASGKGKLRRAFVKVINVKKLTGVVPEGDKDLVKNAANLSESFDKLEEEYEKRLAMEALLAKLFATVSSIKSGYAQLQYAQSPYDPAGIQRADSLVVSELKTLSEMKQSFLKKEFDSNPDRTLVLAEIQELRSLLKTYEITGKKMECQLKLKDSEILFLKEKFQDLTSQNKLMEKRFNQSDHNSPTHFVTYLHHTVKSIRGFVKTMVQQMRFSGWDVDRAADAIQPGVYYYKRDHTCFAFEHFVCKVMFEAFHLPYFSTESSSSKSREMFLERFTELRSVKVREYIASRPKSRFSRFCRGKYLQLVHPKMEVAFFGHSHVRNQVSAGEFPETSFCGAFLEMAKRVWLLHCLAFSLEPEASIFRVSEGCRFSEVYMKSVSEECLSESEPRVAFTVVPGFRIGKTSIQCEVYLSRSKSTPDSG, from the exons ATG ATGGAGACTGTGAAGCCACTGGATGTTGTTGCTTCAGGAAAAGGAAAACTCAGACGCGCGTTTGTGAAAGTCATCAACGTTAAAAAGCTAACCGGTGTGGTTCCAGAAGGTGACAAAGACTTGGTGAAGAATGCTGCAAATCTTTCAGAGTCGTTCGACAAACTCGAGGAAGAGTATGAGAAAAGACTCGCCATGGAAGCTCTTCTCGCAAAGCTCTTCGCCACGGTCTCTTCGATTAAATCAGGCTACGCGCAGCTGCAGTACGCTCAGTCACCGTACGATCCAGCTGGGATTCAAAGAGCGGACAGCTTGGTGGTCTCGGAGCTGAAGACATTGTCTGAGATGAAACAGAGTTTCTTGAAGAAGGAGTTTGATAGTAACCCCGATAGAACTCTTGTCCTCGCGGAGATTCAAGAGCTGAGAAGTTTGTTGAAGACTTACGAGATCACTGGGAAGAAGATGGAGTGTCAGTTGAAGCTTAAAGACTCTGAGATACTCTTTCTCAAAGAGAAGTTTCAAGATTTAACGAGTCAGAACAAGTTGATGGAAAAGAGATTTAACCAAAGCGATCATAATAGTCCAACTCATTTCGTTACTTATCTGCATCACACAGTCAAGTCTATCAGAGGATTCGTCAAAACAATGGTTCAGCAAATGAGATTCTCCGGCTGGGACGTGGATAGAGCAGCTGATGCGATACAGCCTGGAGTGTACTACTACAAGCGAGACCACACGTGTTTCGCCTTCGAGCATTTCGTTTGTAAAGTAATGTTCGAAGCGTTTCATCTACCTTACTTCTCAACCGAATCATCATCGAGTAAGAGCAGAGAGATGTTCTTGGAGAGGTTCACGGAGCTTAGATCGGTGAAGGTAAGAGAGTACATAGCGTCAAGGCCCAAGTCGAGATTCTCGAGGTTCTGCAGGGGTAAGTATTTGCAGCTCGTGCATCCGAAGATGGAGGTTGCCTTCTTCGGACATTCGCACGTGAGGAACCAAGTCTCTGCCGGGGAGTTTCCCGAGACGAGTTTCTGCGGTGCGTTTTTGGAGATGGCGAAACGGGTTTGGCTCTTGCATTGCCTTGCGTTCTCTTTGGAGCCCGAAGCTTCGATCTTTCGAGTTTCTGAGGGTTGTAGATTCTCGGAAGTGTACATGAAGAGCGTGTCGGAAGAGTGCTTGTCGGAATCTGAGCCGAGAGTTGCGTTTACTGTGGTTCCTGGGTTTAGAATCGGTAAGACTTCGATACAATGCGAGGTTTACCTTTCTCGTTCAAAGTCAACGCCGGACAGTGGATAG
- the BNAA05G24650D gene encoding protein DELAY OF GERMINATION 1 isoform X2, producing the protein MSQETAIESFKKFQHTWIGQLQHHLNHLRSVQNHHRNSATGDEERLREAVQRVMELCREYHRAKLATTEKDVVGVMAAPWSSALERSLHWVGDWRPTTLFHLVYTESSILFESRIVDILRGFRTGDLSDLSPSQFRKVSELQCETVKEENAITEELSEWQDDASELVMGTVSNLDQRIRRLAEIVHRADDLRLRTITGVVELLSPLQQAEFLIAAAELRRGVSGWGSSHDRRRSANV; encoded by the exons ATGAGCCAAGAGACAGCGATAGAGAGCTTCAAGAAATTTCAACACACATGGATAGGGCAGCTACAACACCACCTCAACCACCTGCGCTCCGTCCAAAACCACCACCGCAACTCTGCTACCGGTGACGAGGAACGGCTGAGGGAAGCGGTGCAGAGAGTGATGGAACTTTGTAGAGAGTACCACAGGGCGAAGTTGGCCACGACGGAGAAAGATGTGGTCGGAGTTATGGCTGCTCCTTGGTCTTCGGCTCTTGAACGGTCACTCCATTGGGTTGGTGATTGGCGACCAACTACCTTGTTTCATCTGGTTTACACCGAGTCTAGTATTTTGTTTGAGTCTCGTATCGTTGATATTCTCCGGGGGTTTCGTACCGGTGATCTCAGTGATCTATCTCCTTCTCAATTCAG GAAGGTGAGTGAGCTACAATGCGAGACGGTAAAGGAAGAGAATGCGATAACGGAAGAGTTATCAGAGTGGCAAGACGACGCGAGCGAGCTCGTCATGGGAACTGTGTCGAATCTCGACCAGAGGATACGACGGCTAGCAGAGATCGTTCATCGAGCCGATGATCTCCGACTGAGAACGATCACAGGTGTGGTGGAGCTCCTAAGTCCGCTGCAACAAGCCGAGTTTCTCATTGCTGCGGCTGAGCTTCGTAGGGGGGTTTCTGGTTGGGGGAGTAGCCACGACCGTCGTCGAAGTGCCAACGTCTAA
- the LOC106423440 gene encoding protein GRAVITROPIC IN THE LIGHT 1 isoform X2, which produces METVKPLDVVASGKGKLRRAFVKVINVKKLTGVVPEGDKDLVKNAANLSESFDKLEEEYEKRLAMEALLAKLFATVSSIKSGYAQLQYAQSPYDPAGIQRADSLVVSELKTLSEMKQSFLKKEFDSNPDRTLVLAEIQELRSLLKTYEITGKKMECQLKLKDSEILFLKEKFQDLTSQNKLMEKRFNQSDHNSPTHFVTYLHHTVKSIRGFVKTMVQQMRFSGWDVDRAADAIQPGVYYYKRDHTCFAFEHFVCKVMFEAFHLPYFSTESSSSKSREMFLERFTELRSVKVREYIASRPKSRFSRFCRGKYLQLVHPKMEVAFFGHSHVRNQVSAGEFPETSFCGAFLEMAKRVWLLHCLAFSLEPEASIFRVSEGCRFSEVYMKSVSEECLSESEPRVAFTVVPGFRIGKTSIQCEVYLSRSKSTPDSG; this is translated from the coding sequence ATGGAGACTGTGAAGCCACTGGATGTTGTTGCTTCAGGAAAAGGAAAACTCAGACGCGCGTTTGTGAAAGTCATCAACGTTAAAAAGCTAACCGGTGTGGTTCCAGAAGGTGACAAAGACTTGGTGAAGAATGCTGCAAATCTTTCAGAGTCGTTCGACAAACTCGAGGAAGAGTATGAGAAAAGACTCGCCATGGAAGCTCTTCTCGCAAAGCTCTTCGCCACGGTCTCTTCGATTAAATCAGGCTACGCGCAGCTGCAGTACGCTCAGTCACCGTACGATCCAGCTGGGATTCAAAGAGCGGACAGCTTGGTGGTCTCGGAGCTGAAGACATTGTCTGAGATGAAACAGAGTTTCTTGAAGAAGGAGTTTGATAGTAACCCCGATAGAACTCTTGTCCTCGCGGAGATTCAAGAGCTGAGAAGTTTGTTGAAGACTTACGAGATCACTGGGAAGAAGATGGAGTGTCAGTTGAAGCTTAAAGACTCTGAGATACTCTTTCTCAAAGAGAAGTTTCAAGATTTAACGAGTCAGAACAAGTTGATGGAAAAGAGATTTAACCAAAGCGATCATAATAGTCCAACTCATTTCGTTACTTATCTGCATCACACAGTCAAGTCTATCAGAGGATTCGTCAAAACAATGGTTCAGCAAATGAGATTCTCCGGCTGGGACGTGGATAGAGCAGCTGATGCGATACAGCCTGGAGTGTACTACTACAAGCGAGACCACACGTGTTTCGCCTTCGAGCATTTCGTTTGTAAAGTAATGTTCGAAGCGTTTCATCTACCTTACTTCTCAACCGAATCATCATCGAGTAAGAGCAGAGAGATGTTCTTGGAGAGGTTCACGGAGCTTAGATCGGTGAAGGTAAGAGAGTACATAGCGTCAAGGCCCAAGTCGAGATTCTCGAGGTTCTGCAGGGGTAAGTATTTGCAGCTCGTGCATCCGAAGATGGAGGTTGCCTTCTTCGGACATTCGCACGTGAGGAACCAAGTCTCTGCCGGGGAGTTTCCCGAGACGAGTTTCTGCGGTGCGTTTTTGGAGATGGCGAAACGGGTTTGGCTCTTGCATTGCCTTGCGTTCTCTTTGGAGCCCGAAGCTTCGATCTTTCGAGTTTCTGAGGGTTGTAGATTCTCGGAAGTGTACATGAAGAGCGTGTCGGAAGAGTGCTTGTCGGAATCTGAGCCGAGAGTTGCGTTTACTGTGGTTCCTGGGTTTAGAATCGGTAAGACTTCGATACAATGCGAGGTTTACCTTTCTCGTTCAAAGTCAACGCCGGACAGTGGATAG